One genomic segment of Anaerolineae bacterium includes these proteins:
- a CDS encoding ABC transporter ATP-binding protein, translated as MALACDPDIIIADEPTTALDVIVQDRILKELRAIQQKLNMGMIYISHDIAVIAEVSDCVGVMYAGRLVEKGYTEDIFHHPLHPYTAGLMS; from the coding sequence ATGGCTCTGGCCTGCGACCCGGACATCATCATCGCCGACGAGCCGACGACAGCGCTGGATGTCATCGTTCAGGACCGCATTCTGAAGGAACTGCGCGCCATCCAGCAAAAACTGAACATGGGAATGATTTACATCTCTCACGACATTGCGGTCATCGCGGAAGTGAGCGACTGTGTTGGCGTGATGTACGCCGGACGGCTGGTGGAAAAAGGGTATACAGAGGACATTTTCCATCATCCTCTTCATCCGTATACGGCGGGCCTGATGTC